The genomic stretch GGCCACTCCTGATTAGATAATTCTCATTTATGTGGATCACTGTTTGGTTACTAATTGCTCTGGGAATGTCAGCTTCAGATGGGATTGCTATTTCATGGCAATGGTATTAGACAGGGGGGGGGATAGGTTCTTGAATATGGTCAGGAATATCCTGACTAAGCAAAACCCTGCATGTCATCAACACTGGCTGCTACTCAACTTGTTGAGATTTGATAGAATGGTACAATCTTATTATGATTAGATCTTATCTAAAATGTAtgggttttttcttcttgtctggGAACTGGTGACTGTACATATATGCCATAAATTGAAGCTCAGGCATGACCATCTTTTTGCAGACCTTCAGGGTCCCATTGTCCAAATCTTGTTTGAGGTTATAGCCCAATATTTTAGCCGACCCTGACTGGAAAGGCTTCAGACGCTCATCTTTGATTTTGTTTCCCTCAATTGCAGTATCCTCTAAGAGGCACATTTCCATCAGTTCCTTCTGTCTCTGCTGCAGAAGGTCAACTTCCTTGTACAAAGTCTTGAGATCCATCCTCTCCTGGATCTTACTCCAGAAAGTGTCATTGAAGTGCTTGTAAAGTTTCCAGTCCAAATCGCACCATTCTTTCACCTTTTCTTTGCTTTCGGGATTCAAAGTATGAATCGTGTTTTGGCTCCTGGCATTCAACTTGAAATAAACCACATCGTCCAAATGCCAGCATAAAGTATCCTTCAGGAGGATCATGGACTCATCAAAGTAGTCAGCAATTAGCATCAGATGGAAATTCTGTTCAATATCCTGTATTACAGACTGTATGTAGTGCTCATCATACACTGCATTGTTGTCATAGCCTAAGTCAAACCACATGTTGTTTTTGGCATAGATGTTCCAGTTCTTTTCACTCAGATTGTAGTAAGACCTTGGGGATGAAAGAAACTCATTCACATTCTTGGAATTTCTAAAAGCTGGTGCAGCATCTTTGTAATAAACATATGAAGATTCCAGCAATGGAGCTGGGTCTCTCAGGATAGAAAAATAGAAGGTATCATTTGGCATTACTCTTctcaccttttaaataaataaaaagaatatagtAAGCATAATCCTTTGTGAACCATCCTGCACGCTAAAATTAAGACAGCTGATATGCAACTGTCTACTGCAGATCTCAGCAAGGGTCTGGAATACTTAGTGCAATTTGATGTGCTTTTTGTACTTGATAGAACCAACTCTTTCATGTTAATGCAAGCTCAAGCATATTAGTTGCATTGGCAATCCTGATAAACCATGGTTTACTGTGATGGGAACAAGCATAGCCTAGCTTCCCTGGGCTTATACTCTTTTTGTGGTCCATCCAACACAGCACAAGGACAAATtttgaaaagttcatttttgtttttaagtaaacATTGCTTACCATGTAATCTAACACTGAGAAACTATGGTTAATCTTAACTAGCTAATTCATGGTAAAGCAGCTCTGATAAAGTCACCAGACAAATTTTCTGCTTCTAGAACTCTGTGGGGGCCACACAGACTGTCAAATgcagaagaacaaaacaaaataaaatcagaagaaaCTGGAAGTCTACTTCTGCTTTCGAAGGAAAAAATATGGTTGAGATCCTGCATCCATCACCACAGTTACAACTAAACTTGCCTTTGTAGCCTGACAGCACCCTAACCAGAGAATGTTGCAATAGGAGATGACATCTGCAGCATGCTCCTGGTCACAGGGTGCCTTGAAAAGAGGCAAATGAAgagactcggggggggggggggcttcccatAACCGCTTGTCCCAAGGCACTCCACAACTGGTAGTGCACTGTGAATATCATTTGCTGACATGTTGATCTGCAGCACCTCAGGAACACTTCAGTCAGACCATTACCAGGTTTCAAAGGTAGGATTTTGCAATCCTATTTGGACATTCATGACCATAAATGTGGATCCCCAGCAGTTTGGATATTCTAAGTCTAGCTTATGCTATTGTAACTGCAGAACAGAATACCAGCCTAAAATATGATNNNNNNNNNNtagatagatagatagatagatagatagatagatagatagatagatagatagtaaacTTTATTGGAGGGAGCTGTGTCTTTTCTAAAAATGTGAATTAACAATCCCTTccattttttctgtcttttagtGCCGTGAAAAAATGTTGTGAGGACTCTGGGGATCTTAAGGGCACCCAAAATAGCTGCAGTCCCTTGACCCCTGCCACTTACTGGCTCTGTGCTTGAACATCACCCATAAGTGTTATTTCTAATCTCTTTCACATTAGTCTTGGGTGAAGATAGACCTCTTTCTGCCATAATAGTCCACAGTTTATCATTATGTTAGAATATAGTCAATGTGAAGAACCAGTAGAAGAGTTGATCCATTACTGAGGAATGACTGGCTGACCCTTAAATCAAATCTATTCATTGGAGATGGGGAAGAATGGACAAACTGGCCAAAAAAATCACTCATGTTTCTTTGTACGTGTGAAGCACTGGCAAAATATTGTGGAAGTCATAATAAAGCATATAATCCACATTTATTGGTTGATATTACTAAACATATGTGTAAAGATTTCTAGGCAAAATCATCAATATCATATGAACTGTTAAGTTTGGAGAAAATTATAAGGAAACGCAGCTTCATTCTTTGCATGTGTGAAACATTCTGGTAGACTGCAAATATAATGATCAAGTATATCATGGCCAAATTAGTCCCCAAGGAAACCTGGGGAGGAGCGCTGTCTCCTGCAAataaattaccccccccccaatgccttACAGGATGtggaggcattttcaccatgGTTTGGGATTCAATAAAGGCCTCTCTTGTGCCTAAATTGGCCCAGGGTTCTGCAAATTGTGATGGAAATGCAGCCCATGGCACTCAATGGACACTTTGAAGTGtttgggaacaaaaaaaaaatcttcaataaatatgcaaatattgGTTTTGACCACTGTGGGGCCCAGAGAAcctccaaatgtggtggaaaGGCCCTCCACACATTCCTAAAGTATATTTGGGTGCACTGTAgagcaaaggggggaaaaacctaacCCCTGGAACCCACAAAATGAGCCCTGGAACCACACATTCCTGATCCCTGTATCATATGAACCCCTCCATTTCCTCATAATATACTAATATCTATTGGATTCAATCAACAACTATAATATTCTCTTCATATTTCCTGTCAATACTGCACATCCAAGATTGCCTTATAAAGCAAAGTATGGGGACAGTACTGGATGATCTCTTGGCAAATACATGGTCCCAATTCTGCTTCTACTGGGACAACACCACAGCAAGGCCTGGGAGCCAATTGCAGGGAAGGACCACTAGACATGAAGAAGGGATAGTTTTTGTGCACACTAACTATTTCTTGCAAATATTTCTCCAATTATAATTCCCTGGTCTCGGGGTTGGTGTTGGAGTCACTGAGACTTTTGATcttgggtgacttcaacatcccatttGAGAACAGTCAGTCAGGTGCAGTTTGGGAGTTCATGGCATCCATGACAAACAACATCACAGCTGGGTTCAGGGTTCACACATTCAGCAAGTCACACCCATTATGCTGTTTTCAGCTCAATGCAAATGGATCTATGGGTGGAGGTGATTAATACCTCCAAGTTGTCATGGGCCAATTATTTTCTGATCAGAGTTAGCATCATGGCTAATATCTGTCTCTGTGGGGCTGGTGGATCTACTAAGGTGGTCTTCCCTCGAAGACTAATTCAGGATTCTGGAACACCTTAAAGTGTTTTATGCTTGGTACAAACAGTgatcctgttgaagccctggtCAATAGATGGAATCACGATGTGACTAGGGCTATTGACACAATAGCTTCCAAATGGCCTCTCCAACCATCATTAATTAGGCTCCTTGGTATACAGAGGACCTCAGGGAGCTCAGAGagctgcatgcacatgcatgggAGTAAGTAGGCACACATCTATGATagcccatgctaccaacttctctctttcagttagtctcaaaggtgctacaagcacCTTTGCATTTTGTACAATCTTGTACAGGTCAGGGCAGGTTATATTGAATGCGCTCATCTCTTCTAAAGCAAGAGTAGAAGACCACTTTTAATTCCAGAGAAGTTCTCAGGAGCCTGTATTGTGTGGGGCCAAGGGCAAATGAATAGAACCACAAATACCAATACATTTTAGCATTAAGCAAGCCCTTTCAACTTTTTACAATGAAGGGAAGAATGTACAAATTCTGAGAAACCAAGAAATAGGTATCTTGGGTTAGGGAGCACAGCCATCTGGATATTCCCAGAGGAGCAAATTGGGATTCCCCACTCCTTCCTTAAAGTCTCTGCAGAAATGCATCCCAAATATTAGCACTATTTCACTTTATAAAGAGATAAATAGGCAGCTCCAAAGTGGTAAGTGAAGAATAATAGTTGTGCAAGCCTCCTTGTTTGTTCTTACCTCTTGGGCATTAAACCTCAAGTGGTTGCACATGATATTGAAGTTTTGTCCAATTGTTTTGAATTCCTCAACAAATGTTGCCCTGAAGAGCTGAGGGTAGCCCAGGTGGAAGCCATTGCCATTTGGAAGAGCCACAGTGAGGTTGTGCTTCTCTGAGAAACGGAAGAGGATGTTGAGGACAGTGCTGCTGGCAGTTTTGTGTGTCTTGAGGAACATGACATTTGTGGTAGGTTCACATGCTCTGAAAATAGGCTTCTGCTGCCtacataaaaagaataaaaatgaaaacaatgagAAGGTAAATGGTGCTTAGAAACCAATGTTCCTCTCTGATAATATTATAGTGTCTATCACTGCTATTTCATTTGGTAAATCCACTTTGAATGATGAATGAAAGCAAGGGCAATATATATTTGCAAGTTTTACCCACCtggattctctgtgcagcagcaggagAGATTCAGGGAAGGAGTGTAGGGTCTCAGGTCTTATAGGTCCGGACCTACTTTTCCATCTCAGGATAAGAAAATTGCTTTGAAACACACACCCGCTCATTCATTTTTGTCTAACTCCTGTTGATAGTCCCAACTAGTCCCAACTAGGCtaaacctactgaatcaatggaattaactatgtgaaattgaaggctttcatggccggcatccatggttttttgtgggtttttcgggctatgtggccatgttctagaaaattttcttcctgacgtttcgccagcatctgtggctggcatcttcagagatgccagatgccagccacagatgatggcgaaatgtcaggaagaaaattttctagaacatgtccacatagcccgaaaaacccacaaaaaaacacagAATTAACTATGTATTCACAATTGCTTCAATAAATCTACTCTATATACTGGTATGTATCCCCAACTATGGTAGGGTAGCTCAAAGCTGAACTTGGAAGATTATCTTTCTTTCACTGGATCACAAGTAGTCTCATTAACCACTGAACTGGATGCcaggatttattatttttatatgctaTATTTCTTCCAAAGGTCTGCTAGACATTATTTTAGTTAACATAAAAAATCATTCAAGGAAATGAGAGTAAGTgaagtgaagaaaaataaaataaaattatcagaTATTCTGTAATGTGTATACCTACAAGCAATCACATTGTGgctatttatatatacatattggcTGACTGAATAGACTGAATGCTAGCTTTTTCAGCATATTTGCTATAATAGGAAACCCTAGGGACATGaatatgttgatttttttctctctctctgtggataTGAATATTCCAGTTTTGTTGAGTACATAGAATATTTTATTCATCCTCAGAAACAACCAGGCTATTGTTTTTTTGCTGCAAGAAGGAGAAGTGCATTATCTACAGTAAGTTATTCAGCAGAATTCCCTGAAGACACTTGGTAGTATGGTAAGATAAACATCCACAGTCCTTAACCTCTCTGATATTAAGAATGAGGTGGGACATCTCAGGTGTGTGTTAATGGGACAAAAGAGACAGTGGACCAAAGGATCTACAGTTTTCCTGACATCCAGACAAGTTCTCACACTGGTTGTAAGCTGCATGTAAGTGCTTTTTGGGCTTTCTGGTGTAGGTGACTGACAATTCCCCGCCAAATGTGCCAAGGACTAGTACCATATGTGTGACCAATCATTTCGTTCTTGCCTAGAAACTTAGCAGGGATCGACAGCCAATTGCTCAGAGACCAgcactggtccagggaccaccactttgagctgCACTGATCCATACCTGTCCTGGAGACTATTACAGGTACACCCCCATTAACAAAACAGATGTGTTTCTGGGTGTTACTTATTTAACAGAAACTTTTATACCAGTgagagaaataacatggaaagaatagggattgCTTCCTGCATATGTTCCTTCACAAGTTCAACATACTAGGGCACATACTACAACacaagagcagttcaacatactACAACAAATTTTTCATTCAAAACAAACAACATgcacatgcaaaatgaaacaaccgTATCAGCTAAATCTtgcttaagtaaacaaaaatgttttaaatcttatttagaccacctgaaggcttcttccaagaTGCACCTAGAGATGTTATTTGCTTTCGCTAgcctcattttttattattattatttctgttttggtgaCCAAACATACAGGCATTTAAAAGGTCTTGGCAATCCTACTCCCCATGTTCCATCTTTCAATTTGAGTTTTATCACTTCAGATAATTGGAGATGACAGGCGGTCCTAGATGGTTAAACACATTGCAAGCACTGTTCCGCTACAAATAAATAGCACCATTCATGAGTTCTGTGTGTGTTGCACTTACATTCATTGTTCAGGCCCAAGGGTGGGTACTGGAGTGCCTTAAACATGCTTCATTTTCTATCCCCACCCTCTTGGATATGGTGCCTTATGAATACGGTTACACTGTTTAAACTTTCCATTTTTATAGATCTTTTCACATGACAGGCAGGAGATGGTTGCATTTTGACATCTGCGAGGGTGTCAGTAACTTTTTTGAAATCCTGTCTTTATTCTGTAGACGTTGCTTTGTCTTGGCGAATTATGTTTCTTTGTGAGTGGTGAAAGGTTGGAAAATCCCTCAGGATCCTCGTGGACTAATGTGCAGTCTCTTAGGAAAGAATGAAAACGAAGCCTTAATGGCATATTAAAAGACAACAAGGAGTGAGTGTTTTTCTCTTAGGAGGATATACTTATGGACAAATAAGAGaaaaaatgaagggggaaatggCAGTCAAATGCAAGGGGGAAAACCAGAGCATTTGGGCAACAATTAAAGAGTACTGTTTATTATGGCATATAATATATTATGGTAGCTTTCATACAGAAGATAAGACATATAGAAGATAGCAGGTGGCCATGTCAAACAGTAGTGGTAGGTGATTGCACAAACTTTCTTGTTTTATTGTGCCCATGTAATGTCTACAACGTAGAAAAAACAGAAGCCTAAGAATGAAACACCCATCACTGTCATGTGGATCTCCACGGAAGTTTCCTGGACTTCCCTGAGAAATGGTGACTATCATGTCCTGGGAATCTGAAATATACTTACTTTACTCCTTTATGTATttacatatttctttattttcagatAGCACATTTTGATCTGTTTGGCTATTTTTATGGATATTGGATAGTAGAAAATCGTTGCTGCTCCAGCAATGGCATAATTagttattttaattataattttgttttaaaactgtattttaactcctTGTTTTGACCATATTTTCATGGAAAGGCATAAACAAATAAGAAGCAAGTAAGAAGGCAAGCTGAGTTGTGGTGGTGAAAGAGTTACAATTTGCACTTTCTCTAGGAAAGCCAGTTTGCAGTTCTCTAGGGAAGTTTGTGGTGTACTGAAGTCTGAGGAATTACACTAGTTCTATTGCATTACAAGAGGCCAACCATATTTGGTTCTTTTGCGGTATATCCATCAATGTGCGTGGTTCACCCTTTGGCTGGGAGTTGTTGCCTGATAGGATTTGTTTCAGCATCATGTTTTAAAGGCCACCAAGTAAGTTCATCCTCTAAACAGGCTGCACCAGGACAGCTAGTATTAGAGAATTTAACATTCTAAAAATCTTATGATGCACTTTTGGAGTCTAAAGATGGTGTCTAAAaatctcctctgaggctggaaacAGAGTTtgacactacactgttatagtgctgttattccactttaacttctatggctgcCTCCTTTGGATTCTGTGGTTGGTGTTTAGTGAGCCCTAAAAGTGCTCTGAGTGACAAATCTAAATGTATCTCTTCAAATTAAAGTCCATCAggatagcctggaagaaggaagagccctcctcccaatccatcttccttggtccaggccttagagcagcctttctcaaatagtgggacGGGGgggcgaggctctgttatgcagaggtgtacttataacaattttatagaaatGTACTATTTACTGTCGCGTGAGGGGCGcgaatgtgttttttttcctagggggggcatgacagaaaataattgagagcactgccttagagggagagaagaccactggacttcatcccctttccctctaccattcccttctccttttgttttcgtcttttagattgtaagcctgagggcagggaactgtctgattaaaaacaataattgttaaGCCGccgagagccattagggctgagggtggggtataaatacctaataaataaataataaaactgcagagcccaggattccacaggagtcAGCTATagcaaagtggaataatagtgctataacagtgtagtgatATAGGGTTGAaagatacaaaaagaaagaaaaggagagactaGCCTGCATCTCCATGTATTCCCTAGCACATTGAAAATTGCCAGTCCTGTNNNNNNNNNNNNNNNNNNNNNNNNNNNNNNNNNNNNNNNNNNNNNNNNNNNNNNNNNNNNNNNNNNNNNNNNNNNNNNNNNNNNNNNNNNNNNNNNNNNNNNNNNNNNNNNNNNNNNNNNNNNNNNNNNNNNNNNNNNNNNNNNNNNNNNNNNNNNNNNNNNNNNNNNNNNNNNNNNNNNNNNNNNNNNNNNNNNNNNNNNNNNNNNNNNNNNNNNNNNNNNNNNNNNNNNNNNNNNNNNNNNNNNNNNNNNNNNNNNNNNNNNNNNNNNNNNNNNNNNNNNNNNNNNNNNNNNNNNNNNNNNNNNNNNNNNNNNNNNNNNNNNNNNNNNNNNNNNNNNNNNNNNNNNNNNNNNNNNNNNNNNNNNNNNNNNNNNNNNNNNNNNNNNNNNNNNNNNNNNNNNNNNNNNNNNNNNNNNNNNNNNNNNNNNNNNNNNNNNNNNNNNNNNNNNNNNNNNNNNNNNNNNNNNNNNNNNNNNNNNNNNNNNNNNNNNNNNNNNNNNNNNNNNNNNNNNNNNNNNNNNNNNNNNNNNNNNNNNNNNNNNNNNNNNNNNNNNNNNNNNNNNNNNNNNNNNNNNNNNNNNNNNNNNNNNNNNNNNNNNNNNNNNNNNNNNNNNNNNNNNNNNNNNNNNNNNNNNNNNNNNNNNNNNNNNNNNNNNNNNNNNNNNNNNNNNNNNNNNNNNNNNNNNNNNNNNNNNNNNNNNNNNNNNNNNNNNNNNNNNNNNNNNNNNNNNNNNNNNNNNNNNNNNNNNNNNNNNNNNNNNNNNNNNNNNNNNNNNNNNNNNNNNNNNNNNNNNNNNNNNNNNNNNNNNNNNNNNNNNNNNNNNNNNNNNNNNNNNNNNNNNNNNNNNNNNNNNNNNNNNNNNNNNNNNNNNNNNNNNNNNNNNNNNNNNNNNNNNNNNNNNNNNNNNNNNNNNNNNNNNNNNNNNNNNNNNNNNNNNNNNNNNNNNNNNNNNNNNNNNNNNNNNNNNNNNNNNNNNNNNNNNNNNNNNNNNNNNNNNNNNNNNNNNNNNNNNNNNNNNNNNNNNNNNNNNNNNNNNNNNNNNNNNNNNNNNNNNNNNNNNNNNNNNNNNNNNNNNNNNNNNNNNNNNNNNNNNNNNNNNNNNNNNNNNNNNNNNNNNNNNNNNNNNNNNNNNNNNNNNNNNNNNNNNNNNNNNNNNNNNNNNNNNNNNNNNNNNN from Sceloporus undulatus isolate JIND9_A2432 ecotype Alabama chromosome 3, SceUnd_v1.1, whole genome shotgun sequence encodes the following:
- the GAL3ST2 gene encoding galactose-3-O-sulfotransferase 2, with translation MNERVCVSKQFSYPEMEKQQKPIFRACEPTTNVMFLKTHKTASSTVLNILFRFSEKHNLTVALPNGNGFHLGYPQLFRATFVEEFKTIGQNFNIMCNHLRFNAQEVRRVMPNDTFYFSILRDPAPLLESSYVYYKDAAPAFRNSKNVNEFLSSPRSYYNLSEKNWNIYAKNNMWFDLGYDNNAVYDEHYIQSVIQDIEQNFHLMLIADYFDESMILLKDTLCWHLDDVVYFKLNARSQNTIHTLNPESKEKVKEWCDLDWKLYKHFNDTFWSKIQERMDLKTLYKEVDLLQQRQKELMEMCLLEDTAIEGNKIKDERLKPFQSGSAKILGYNLKQDLDNGTLKVCKKMVMPELQFMAYMYSHQFPDKKKKPIHFR